The following are from one region of the Paenibacillus sp. JZ16 genome:
- the csaA gene encoding chaperone CsaA translates to MATIEDFTKLDIRIGTIVEAEPFPEARVPAIKMKIDFGPLGIKRTSAQITNRYDADTIIGNQVVAIVNFPPRRIAGYQSEVLVLGGVPEQGDVVLLKPDVDLPNGTPIA, encoded by the coding sequence ATGGCAACCATCGAAGATTTTACCAAGCTGGATATTCGGATCGGGACGATCGTGGAAGCAGAGCCATTCCCGGAAGCGCGCGTTCCCGCCATCAAAATGAAGATTGATTTCGGCCCGCTCGGGATCAAGCGCACCAGTGCCCAAATTACGAATCGATATGATGCGGACACCATCATAGGTAATCAAGTCGTCGCTATCGTCAATTTTCCGCCTAGACGCATAGCTGGCTATCAATCCGAAGTGCTTGTCCTCGGCGGGGTACCGGAGCAGGGAGACGTTGTGCTTCTGAAGCCGGATGTTGATCTGCCGAATGGTACTCCCATCGCTTAA